The Deltaproteobacteria bacterium genome includes a window with the following:
- a CDS encoding restriction endonuclease subunit S has product MAGEWRASTWGEEISLEYGKALRGHDETQGRYRVFGSNGPIGWTSEPIAPGPGVILGRKGAYRGVRYSPRPFFVIDTAYYVVPRSELDMRWLYYAIKHYKLGEVDDGSPIPSTTRAAVYMLDLDVPPLPEQRAIAHILGTLDDRIELNRRMNETLEAMARALFKSWFVDFDPVRAKVAGRDPGLPKRLADLFPDSFEDSELGEIPEGWRVGVLGDVLQQRVERCVSSTETASRPYVPIDCISPRSLSLTESKPGAEAQSSLTRFHKGDLLFGAMRPYFHKVCIAPFDGTTRTTAFVLAPRRRGDFGFGTLLLHHPDTIDYATRHSTGSTIPYAVWTSSLEHMPVVIPPPAVRDAFDGKARPLLDRIAAPYFETNTLAALRDTLLPKLISGELRISDTRRILAGVDA; this is encoded by the coding sequence ATGGCGGGTGAGTGGCGCGCCTCTACGTGGGGTGAAGAAATCTCGCTGGAGTACGGCAAGGCGCTTCGAGGGCACGACGAGACCCAGGGTCGATACCGCGTGTTCGGCTCCAACGGCCCAATCGGTTGGACCTCTGAACCGATCGCCCCGGGACCGGGTGTGATCCTCGGGCGCAAAGGGGCTTACCGTGGCGTGCGGTATTCGCCGCGCCCTTTCTTCGTGATTGACACCGCGTACTACGTTGTGCCGAGGAGCGAGCTCGATATGCGGTGGCTGTACTACGCCATCAAACACTACAAGCTCGGCGAAGTAGACGACGGGTCCCCGATTCCCTCAACCACTCGCGCCGCCGTCTACATGCTCGATCTCGACGTGCCGCCGCTTCCCGAACAACGCGCCATCGCCCATATCCTTGGCACGCTGGACGACAGGATCGAGCTGAACCGGCGGATGAACGAGACGCTGGAGGCGATGGCGCGGGCGCTCTTCAAGTCGTGGTTCGTGGATTTCGACCCCGTCCGCGCCAAGGTCGCTGGCCGCGACCCCGGCCTGCCCAAGCGGCTCGCCGACCTGTTCCCGGATTCCTTCGAGGACTCGGAGCTGGGTGAGATTCCGGAGGGGTGGCGGGTGGGAGTTCTCGGCGACGTACTTCAGCAGCGTGTTGAACGGTGCGTCTCGTCTACCGAGACAGCGTCTCGACCATATGTGCCAATTGACTGCATTTCTCCGAGGTCATTGTCTCTGACCGAGAGCAAGCCCGGCGCGGAAGCGCAAAGCAGTTTGACACGCTTCCACAAGGGGGACCTGCTGTTCGGAGCTATGCGTCCATATTTCCACAAAGTCTGCATTGCTCCATTCGACGGCACGACTCGAACGACGGCATTCGTGTTGGCGCCGCGCCGGAGAGGGGACTTCGGCTTTGGCACGCTCTTGCTGCACCACCCCGACACGATCGACTACGCGACCCGCCATTCCACCGGAAGCACCATTCCGTACGCGGTGTGGACGAGCTCACTCGAACACATGCCAGTGGTGATTCCGCCTCCTGCCGTACGTGACGCGTTCGACGGCAAGGCGCGGCCGCTGCTCGACCGGATTGCCGCCCCGTACTTCGAGACCAACACCCTCGCCGCCCTGCGCGACACGCTGTTGCCCAAGCTCATCTCCGGCGAGCTGCGGATTTCTGATACGAGAAGGATCCTTGCGGGGGTTGACGCATGA